From the genome of Neodiprion pinetum isolate iyNeoPine1 chromosome 3, iyNeoPine1.2, whole genome shotgun sequence, one region includes:
- the LOC124213847 gene encoding kielin/chordin-like protein isoform X1, which translates to MVNPQYIYTIIYLYVCIIFNDFSADGACDKSKCKGPLKYYEDINCVPTYGSEDSCCPIKYNCQNLEGRSADKCYFKGHEYNIGEKLREEDAKPCDINCFCAPGWNGRPRFGCAIVDCFHRPEPGCYLKQSLNQCCPGPEICPERDTDIPRCTVDGKTYLDGQRFTPQSDPTLNCVCSEGYEGKNVEPFCKQPEPFSCDVELRQSDDIYNNCTPVFYSSQNPATDCNLFSRCQNPNDKVVKPEGATATTGVSNSGADFTCRFGNLTMNVGDELKSGTDYSSVCVKCVCEVPPLPTCQRLPDNECDVTVHPNFD; encoded by the exons ATGGTCAACCCGCAATATATCTATACTATAATTTActtatacgtgtgtataatattcaatgatTTCTCTGCTGATGGAG CGTGTGATAAATCGAAGTGTAAGGGTCCACTCAAATATTACGAGGATATAAATTGCGTACCGACCTATGGAAGTGAGGACAGTTGTTGCCCCATCAAATACAACTGTCAAAATCTCGAAGGAAGATCCGCAGATAAATGTTATTTCAAGGGACACGAATACAACATTGGTGAAAAACTCAGAGAAGAAGATGCAAAGCCATGTGATATTAATTGTTTCTGCGCGCCAGGTTGGAATGGCCG CCCAAGGTTTGGTTGTGCCATAGTCGATTGTTTCCACCGACCGGAACCTGGATGTTATTTAAAACAATCGCTTAATCAATGCTGTCCCGGACCTGAAATATGCc CTGAACGTGACACCGATATCCCACGGTGTACAGTTGACGGAAAAACATACTTGGATGGTCAGCGATTCACGCCACAATCAGATCCAACACTAAATTGTGTTTGTTCTGAGGGATACGAAG gaaaaaatgttgaGCCATTCTGTAAACAACCGGAACCATTTAGTTGTGATGTAGAACTGCGTCAGTCTGatgatatatataataattgtacTCCAGTATTTTACAGTTCGCAAAACCCAGCTACAGACTGTAATTTGTTTTCTAGGTGCC aAAACCCAAATGATAAAGTAGTAAAACCAGAAGGTGCGACTGCAACTACTGGGGTTTCAAATTCGGGTGCAG ATTTCACCTGCAGATTTGGAAACTTGACAATGAACGTTGGAGATGAACTGAAGTCGGGAACAGATTATAGCTCAGTTTGCGTTAAATGCGTTTGCGAAGTACCGCCACTTCCCACGTGCCAACGACTCCCCGACAACGAATGTGACGTCACTGTTCACCCTAACTTCGATTGA
- the LOC124213847 gene encoding kielin/chordin-like protein isoform X2 — protein sequence MVNPQYIYTIIYLYVCIIFNDFSADGACDKSKCKGPLKYYEDINCVPTYGSEDSCCPIKYNCQNLEGRSADKCYFKGHEYNIGEKLREEDAKPCDINCFCAPGWNGRPRFGCAIVDCFHRPEPGCYLKQSLNQCCPGPEICPERDTDIPRCTVDGKTYLDGQRFTPQSDPTLNCVCSEGYEGKNVEPFCKQPEPFSCDVELRQSDDIYNNCTPVFYSSQNPATDCNLFSRCHFTCRFGNLTMNVGDELKSGTDYSSVCVKCVCEVPPLPTCQRLPDNECDVTVHPNFD from the exons ATGGTCAACCCGCAATATATCTATACTATAATTTActtatacgtgtgtataatattcaatgatTTCTCTGCTGATGGAG CGTGTGATAAATCGAAGTGTAAGGGTCCACTCAAATATTACGAGGATATAAATTGCGTACCGACCTATGGAAGTGAGGACAGTTGTTGCCCCATCAAATACAACTGTCAAAATCTCGAAGGAAGATCCGCAGATAAATGTTATTTCAAGGGACACGAATACAACATTGGTGAAAAACTCAGAGAAGAAGATGCAAAGCCATGTGATATTAATTGTTTCTGCGCGCCAGGTTGGAATGGCCG CCCAAGGTTTGGTTGTGCCATAGTCGATTGTTTCCACCGACCGGAACCTGGATGTTATTTAAAACAATCGCTTAATCAATGCTGTCCCGGACCTGAAATATGCc CTGAACGTGACACCGATATCCCACGGTGTACAGTTGACGGAAAAACATACTTGGATGGTCAGCGATTCACGCCACAATCAGATCCAACACTAAATTGTGTTTGTTCTGAGGGATACGAAG gaaaaaatgttgaGCCATTCTGTAAACAACCGGAACCATTTAGTTGTGATGTAGAACTGCGTCAGTCTGatgatatatataataattgtacTCCAGTATTTTACAGTTCGCAAAACCCAGCTACAGACTGTAATTTGTTTTCTAGGTGCC ATTTCACCTGCAGATTTGGAAACTTGACAATGAACGTTGGAGATGAACTGAAGTCGGGAACAGATTATAGCTCAGTTTGCGTTAAATGCGTTTGCGAAGTACCGCCACTTCCCACGTGCCAACGACTCCCCGACAACGAATGTGACGTCACTGTTCACCCTAACTTCGATTGA